Proteins encoded together in one Rhizobium bangladeshense window:
- a CDS encoding glycine--tRNA ligase subunit alpha — translation MSALPDHMNPKRSFQALILTLHSYWADKGCAVLQPYDMEVGAGTFHPATTLRALGPKPWKAAYVQPSRRPSDGRYGENPNRLQHYYQYQVILKPNPPNLQELYLGSLAAIGLDPLLHDIRFVEDDWESPTLGAWGLGWECWCDGMEVSQFTYFQQVCGIECAPVAGELTYGLERLAMYVQGVDNVYDLNFNGREGDEKISYGDVFLQAEQEYSRHNFEFANTEMLHRHFVDAEKECRALLDAGAPGDSANQRLHKCVFPAYDQCIKASHVFNLLDARGVISVTERQSYILRVRTLAKACGEAFLLTDAGGVNLTGEAA, via the coding sequence ATGTCAGCTCTCCCCGACCATATGAACCCGAAGCGCTCTTTCCAGGCGCTGATTCTGACCCTGCATAGCTACTGGGCGGACAAGGGTTGCGCGGTGCTGCAGCCTTACGACATGGAAGTCGGCGCCGGCACCTTCCACCCGGCAACGACGCTGCGCGCCCTCGGCCCCAAGCCCTGGAAAGCGGCTTATGTCCAGCCCTCCCGCCGCCCGTCGGACGGCCGCTATGGCGAAAACCCGAACCGGCTGCAGCATTATTACCAGTATCAGGTCATTCTGAAGCCGAACCCGCCCAATCTGCAGGAGCTCTATCTCGGCTCGCTGGCGGCGATCGGCCTCGACCCGCTGCTTCACGATATCCGCTTCGTCGAGGACGACTGGGAAAGCCCGACGCTCGGCGCCTGGGGCCTCGGCTGGGAATGCTGGTGCGACGGCATGGAGGTCTCGCAATTCACCTATTTCCAGCAGGTCTGCGGTATTGAGTGCGCGCCGGTCGCAGGCGAACTGACCTATGGTCTCGAACGCCTCGCCATGTATGTCCAGGGCGTCGACAATGTCTACGACCTCAATTTCAACGGCCGCGAGGGCGACGAGAAGATCAGCTATGGCGATGTCTTCCTGCAGGCCGAGCAGGAATATTCGCGTCACAATTTCGAATTCGCCAATACCGAAATGCTGCATCGCCACTTCGTCGATGCCGAGAAGGAATGCCGGGCGCTGCTCGATGCCGGCGCCCCCGGCGATAGTGCCAATCAGCGTCTGCACAAATGCGTATTTCCGGCCTACGACCAGTGCATCAAGGCCAGCCATGTCTTCAACCTGCTCGACGCCCGCGGCGTCATCTCGGTCACCGAGCGCCAGAGCTATATCCTGCGGGTGCGCACGCTCGCCAAGGCCTGCGGCGAAGCCTTCCTGCTGACCGACGCGGGCGGCGTCAATCTGACGGGCGAGGCGGCGTGA
- a CDS encoding AAA family ATPase — MTKKPASRIIHINGWPGTGKLTVGRMLAKRLGARLIDNHTLLNPAEALFTRSDPLHASLREQIRRAVFDHAVRADPAESFVFTDALADDEHDSAMFSWYVDLAAARGADLVAVLLDCAPEENARRLISPGRSEALKLTDTAKLQRLRANYKLLRGLAEHTVEIDTTELSPEGTAAWILAHIGV, encoded by the coding sequence GTGACGAAAAAGCCCGCCAGCCGTATCATCCATATCAACGGCTGGCCAGGCACGGGAAAGCTGACTGTCGGCCGCATGCTGGCGAAAAGGCTCGGCGCGCGGCTCATCGACAATCACACGCTGCTTAATCCAGCCGAAGCTCTTTTCACCCGCAGCGACCCTCTGCATGCATCACTGCGTGAGCAGATTCGGCGAGCGGTTTTCGATCACGCCGTGCGCGCCGATCCGGCTGAAAGTTTTGTTTTTACCGATGCTCTTGCGGATGACGAGCATGATAGTGCGATGTTCTCCTGGTATGTCGATCTGGCTGCTGCTAGAGGCGCGGATCTGGTCGCGGTTCTCCTCGATTGCGCGCCGGAGGAGAATGCCAGGCGCCTCATCTCGCCGGGCCGGTCCGAGGCGCTCAAGCTGACGGATACGGCGAAGCTGCAACGGCTCCGGGCAAACTATAAACTGTTGCGCGGGCTGGCTGAACACACAGTCGAAATTGATACGACGGAGCTTTCACCGGAAGGGACGGCGGCCTGGATTCTCGCGCATATCGGTGTTTGA